Proteins encoded by one window of Azospirillum thiophilum:
- a CDS encoding phage head spike fiber domain-containing protein: MTTPPTSAIDRLSGRYYNEDAYSATNPGGLDESDDGLTAGHVVNFPAALVDIGDAAAYVGAVADTITAAQSTITMAWDAATAVSDPGAGKLRATTATPAAGSYSLLVSVTDGAGADVSGMLAELGASSSAAKARARMVKVGDTAKYLDLQVTGITVAAGYRAVAVTCLAGPGGFAAGDAVALGWVRTGDAGQAGAPGAGPAWAGTSGGAANAQTLTPSAPLPSLTGNPSYEFLAGYSITGAATLNVSGTGAASIRRADGTAAGGGDVVAGTKYVVTLVSGQWRLSSGAAGAGPVWYGTSGGTANAQTLAGPLTTLAGNPSVEFIAGQTNGPVTRSNICYPSADFGAPWAAFGAAAVTINTTVAPDGTIAADTVNGGVGAGVNRGIATPADTVTRCYSVYVKAGTSTACRVYFNHGAVAAGVNVDLTAGAISAWTGAPVASGIEAIPGGWWRIFIATTNNSSTVCGPHVFTVQGSGSGSVNVWGAQIEAGSTPTTYIPTTTGAVTVTDGYVTLAVGSTTARPLLDYAGQALNAAAVTYGRKYVATYDGSSWRLAGGVGAAAGATWCGVAAGTANALTLTPATPLPGYTDGATIAFVTAGSENTGAVTVSVSGQPPVQLVSVSGYSLSPRDLKASTLYEATYYSGTFRLAGTAAGGAITTTGLLCRIDAGDAACYSTGQTLANLVASPADGLSSSVYAWARGASTSAGSDDPTFNGSSGGMSASEYFGVDGGDFLSLDAASNTTFLDSVHKGAAIGTIAAWVYLVADGAVFGTGDSNAKPGFYFRVHPTAPYINFTVYNGSGVCGTYQGSSAPAANSWAFVAMSFAEGVSNGSFFAYNGIYSQVGSSNTFTLSYTSPSTSAAGRKAAWLDYGAASGYAAVAGTRIAQAFVWNRALTKAELDATFNATRARYGV, translated from the coding sequence ATGACGACGCCTCCGACCTCAGCGATCGACCGCCTGTCGGGCCGCTACTACAACGAGGATGCATACAGCGCGACGAACCCTGGCGGGCTGGACGAGAGCGACGACGGGTTGACTGCTGGGCACGTCGTTAATTTTCCGGCGGCCCTGGTCGACATCGGCGACGCCGCGGCCTATGTCGGCGCGGTTGCCGACACCATCACCGCCGCGCAGTCGACCATCACAATGGCTTGGGACGCCGCCACCGCAGTATCCGATCCCGGTGCCGGCAAGCTGCGCGCAACCACGGCAACGCCGGCGGCGGGCAGCTACAGCCTGCTGGTGTCGGTCACCGACGGTGCCGGTGCCGACGTCAGCGGCATGCTCGCCGAGCTGGGCGCCAGCAGTTCGGCCGCGAAGGCTCGTGCGCGGATGGTAAAGGTGGGCGATACCGCCAAGTATCTCGACCTCCAGGTCACCGGCATCACCGTGGCGGCCGGCTATCGCGCGGTGGCTGTGACCTGCCTCGCCGGTCCTGGTGGCTTCGCGGCCGGCGACGCAGTGGCGCTTGGTTGGGTGCGGACCGGCGACGCCGGCCAGGCCGGGGCGCCGGGAGCGGGTCCGGCCTGGGCCGGAACCTCCGGAGGGGCCGCCAACGCCCAGACCCTGACCCCGTCCGCTCCACTCCCCAGCCTGACCGGCAATCCTTCCTACGAGTTCCTGGCCGGCTACTCGATCACAGGGGCGGCGACGCTGAACGTCTCGGGCACCGGTGCGGCGTCGATCCGCAGGGCGGATGGAACGGCAGCCGGCGGCGGTGATGTCGTCGCAGGCACGAAATACGTGGTCACGCTGGTATCGGGTCAATGGCGGCTTTCCAGCGGTGCCGCCGGCGCTGGGCCGGTCTGGTACGGCACCAGCGGCGGCACGGCGAATGCCCAGACGCTTGCCGGCCCGCTGACGACACTTGCCGGCAATCCGTCGGTGGAGTTCATCGCCGGGCAGACCAACGGGCCGGTGACCCGCTCCAACATCTGCTACCCGTCGGCTGATTTCGGGGCGCCATGGGCAGCCTTTGGCGCCGCGGCGGTCACGATCAATACCACGGTCGCTCCGGACGGAACGATTGCTGCGGATACGGTCAACGGCGGAGTTGGCGCAGGGGTCAACCGCGGGATTGCCACACCAGCCGATACCGTGACGCGCTGTTATTCGGTATACGTCAAAGCCGGCACATCGACCGCATGCAGAGTGTATTTCAACCATGGCGCGGTGGCGGCGGGGGTGAATGTTGACCTGACCGCAGGCGCAATCTCGGCTTGGACCGGAGCGCCTGTCGCGTCGGGTATTGAGGCAATCCCCGGCGGCTGGTGGCGCATTTTTATCGCCACGACCAACAACAGCAGCACGGTTTGCGGGCCTCACGTTTTTACGGTCCAAGGGTCTGGGTCGGGATCGGTCAACGTTTGGGGCGCGCAGATCGAAGCTGGCAGCACGCCCACGACCTACATCCCGACCACGACCGGCGCCGTTACGGTGACGGACGGGTATGTGACGCTTGCCGTCGGATCGACGACGGCCCGGCCGCTGCTGGACTATGCCGGGCAGGCGCTCAATGCCGCGGCGGTGACCTACGGTCGCAAGTACGTCGCAACTTATGATGGCTCGTCCTGGCGGCTTGCCGGCGGAGTTGGAGCGGCGGCGGGTGCGACATGGTGCGGGGTGGCGGCCGGCACGGCCAATGCGCTGACGCTCACGCCGGCTACGCCGCTTCCCGGTTATACGGATGGAGCGACCATCGCTTTCGTGACCGCTGGTTCTGAGAATACTGGTGCTGTGACTGTGTCCGTATCCGGCCAACCGCCGGTGCAGCTGGTCAGCGTCTCCGGCTATTCGTTGTCGCCGCGCGACCTGAAAGCCTCTACGCTCTATGAGGCCACGTATTACAGCGGTACCTTCCGGCTTGCCGGCACCGCTGCTGGCGGCGCAATCACAACCACGGGCCTGCTGTGCCGGATCGATGCGGGCGACGCGGCCTGTTACTCAACCGGTCAGACGCTTGCCAATCTCGTCGCCTCTCCGGCTGACGGGCTTTCATCCTCGGTTTACGCTTGGGCTCGCGGGGCATCCACCAGTGCCGGTTCGGACGATCCGACTTTTAACGGTAGTTCTGGCGGTATGTCGGCGTCTGAGTACTTCGGCGTCGATGGTGGTGACTTCCTGTCGCTGGACGCCGCCAGCAACACGACGTTCCTTGACAGTGTGCACAAGGGTGCCGCGATCGGTACTATCGCGGCATGGGTATATCTTGTTGCCGACGGCGCGGTTTTCGGAACTGGAGACAGCAACGCCAAGCCGGGGTTCTATTTCAGGGTCCATCCCACAGCGCCATATATCAACTTTACTGTATACAACGGTTCTGGTGTATGCGGGACGTACCAAGGTTCTTCCGCCCCTGCAGCAAACAGTTGGGCCTTTGTCGCGATGTCGTTTGCAGAAGGCGTCAGCAATGGCAGCTTCTTCGCGTATAACGGCATCTATTCTCAGGTTGGCAGCAGCAACACCTTCACGTTGTCCTACACGTCTCCTTCGACGTCGGCCGCTGGCCGCAAAGCGGCTTGGCTGGATTATGGCGCTGCCAGCGGTTACGCCGCGGTGGCCGGAACGCGCATTGCGCAAGCTTTCGTTTGGAACCGCGCGTTGACGAAGGCCGAACTTGACGCAACCTTTAACGCAACTCGTGCGCGCTACGGAGTGTGA